Below is a genomic region from Hallerella porci.
TTACGCAGGCAATGCCCTGCACATCAACACGCTTCTTACCTTTCTTGACCTTTTCCTCAGCGGGAGCAGCAGCTTCTGCAGCGGCCGGGACGGTTTCTTTAACTTCTTCGTCTGCCACGGATCGTCTCCTTACTTCTTCTTGTTAGCAACGGTCTTCTTCGGACCCTTGCGAGTGCGAGCGTTCGTACGGGTGCGTTGACCACGAACCGGCAACTTTTTCAAGTGGCGGGAACCGCGATAGCATCCGATATCTTGAAGACGCTTGATGTTCAAGGTTGTTTCTGCACGAAGTTGACCTTCCACAGAATATTCGTCTTCAAGAACGTGACGAATTTTACCTTGTTCTTCTTCAGTCAAGTCATCGCACTTCTTCTTTAGATCAATGCCCAACTGAGCGCAGATCTTACGAGAGGTGAAAAGACCGACTCCGTAGATAGCCGTCAGACCGTATTCAACAGTCTTGTTTTTCGGCAAATCGACACCAGCAATACGTGCCATAAAATCTCCTAACCCTGTCTCTGCTTGTGACGGGGGTTCTTAGAACAGATGACGCGAAGAATGCCCTTACGACGGACAATCTTGCAGTTTTCACATCTAGGTTTGATGGAGGCTTTGATTTTCATAGGTTCTAACCTTTTTCCCTATTACTTGTAACGGTAGGTGATTCTTCCCCGCGTTAAATCGTACGGGGAAATTTCGACCAACACTTTGTCATCCGGCAAGATGCGGATAAAATGCCGGCGCATTTTTCCAGAAACATGGGCGAGAATCTCGTGACCATTTTCAAGGCCGACGCGGAAGAACGCGTTCGGAAGTGCTTCCAGCACAACGCCTTCTACTTGAATGCCTTCTTCTTTAGCCACTAGGACGCCATCCTGCCGCGAATGCGGCCGTGTTTGAGGAAACCTGCGTAGTTGTTAGTATGGAGGTGGGCTTCGAGTTGACGAAGTGTATCCAGCGCCACACCGACCACGATTAAGACCGAGGTTCCCCCAATATAGAAAGACATATTCAAAGCGTCTTTCAAATGGAGCGGACCAACGCTAATTACAGCCAGGAAAATGGATCCCGGAAGTGAAATGCGAGTCAAAATGTGATCAATATACTCAGCGGTCTTTTTGCCCGGACGAATTCCAGGAATAAAACCACCCGACTTCTTGAGGTTATCCGCAATGTCTGTAGGATTGTATTGGATAGCCGTGTAGAAGTAAGTAAAAAAGATAATCAGCGCTGCGAAAATCACGCTATAAGTGATATGTCCCGGAACGAACGCACTCGCAAAAGATTGCGCCCAGCTCACATTAGGCATCCACGAAGCGATAATCGCGGGCACGAACATGATGGAAGAAGCAAAGATCACAGGAATCACGCCAGCGGTATTCACCTTAAAAGGCAAATAACTAGCCTGACCACCCATAACTTGGCGTCCAACCACCCTGCGCGGACTCTGAAGCGGAATACGACGAGTAGCTTGTTCTACGAAAACGATGAAACCGATGATAGCAACAACGATCGCCAAGATGAAAATCTCAATAGCGAGCGGCTGAATGCCTTCGGTAAACATTTCGAATTCGCGAATGAATGCTCTCGGAAGTCCGCCTACAATACCGGCGAAGATTATCAGGGAGATTCCGTTACCAACACCCTTTGCAGTGATTCTCTCACCGAGATACATTACAAAGATAGTTCCCGTGGTGAAGGTAAGCGTAGCAAGTAACCGGAATCCGACATTCCCAAGCCCGGACTGAAAACCGTCCGTAAGCACAGAAATACCTGTACCGGTCGCGGTGGAAACTTTCAAGCTCGAAAGCCAAACGGCCACACCCCAGCCCTGAAGAGCGCCGAGGAGCACCGTGAAGTAACGCGTGTACTGATTCAGTTTTGCGCGTCCTTCTTGGCCTTCTTTTTGAAGCATTTGAATCGCAGGGATCACGGAACCCATCAACTGGATGATAATGCTTGCGCTAATGTACGGCATAATGCCCAAGGCAAAAACCGTCGCTTTCGCAAAAGCACCGCCAGTAAAGGAGTCATACAATCCGAACATATTGTTGCTGTTGCGGAAGTATTCAGCGAGTACTGTAGCGTCGACACCCGGAATGGTGATATGCGAACCGATGCGATAAACGATAAGAATCCCCAAGGTAAAGAGAATTCTTTTCCTTAGGTCTTCCATCTTGAAGGCGTTGACGAAACCGTCAATAGCTTTCTTCAGAGCTTCCATTATTAGACGATCTCTACTTTGCCGCCAGCAGCTTCAACAGCCGCCTTGGCCTTTTCGCTGATCGCGTTAACTTTGAGAGTAACTGCCTTAGAAATCGTGCCGTAGCCAAGAACCTTAATCGGCTGCTTGACGCTGCGAACGAGGCCCTGATCAAAAAGAACCTTAGCGTCGAATTCAACAACGCCAGACTTTTCGATAGCCTTGAGATTCACGATTTGAGTATCGCGCGGGAACTGGGTCTTAAAACCGCGCTTCGGAATGCGACGATGCATCGGCATCTGACCGCCTTCAAAAGCTACGCGTCCGGCCTTAGCACTCTTACGAGCACCAGCACCTTTCTGACCACGACCGCCAGTCGTGCCCCAGCCGGAGCCCGGACCGCGACCAATGCGCTTACGACCTTTCGTAAGAGCACTCTTGGCAGGATTGATACTATTGAGTTCCATGATTAAATCTCCTCGACCTTGACCATGTGACGGACAACGTTGATGATGCCCTGAATCGCCGGCGTCAATGTCAGTTCGTTAGAGGTTCCGATTCCATGAAGACCGAGAGCAGCAATGTTAGCTCTGTGCTTCGGGAGGGAGTGGATGAGTCCCTTAACTTGGGTAATTCTCACTTTTTTCATTTGAGACCTCAGGCGTTCTGACCGCGCAATACAGCGTAGTCATTTTTGTTCTTCTGAGTCGTGAGACCTTCGATGCAAGCTTGCACCACGGTGCTCGGATTGGAAGAACCATAGATCTTGGTAAGAATGTTGTGGACGCCAGCGAGTTCCAAAACTGCACGAGCAGCAGCACCAGCGATAACGCCAGTACCAGGAGCAGCCGGAATCAAGCGGATGCGAGTTGCACCGTACTTGATTTCAACATCGTGCGGAATGGTTCCGTCTTGAACGTTCACTTCGATAAGGTTGCGCTGAGCCGCTTCGGTACCCTTACGGATAGCTTCGGAAACTTCCTTAGCCTTGCCGAGGCCAACACCAATCTTGCCTTTCTTGTTGCCAACGACAACAAGAGCACTGAAGGACATGCGACGGCCGCCCTTCACAGTCTTGGCGCAGCGATTGATGTGCACAACTCTGTCTTCAAATTCAGAAACTTGAGCTTCGCGTTCCAAAGTGTACCTCTTAGAATTGGAGTCCGCCTTCACGAGCTCCCTCAGCGAGAGCCTGAACGCGACCGTGATAAATGTAACCACCGCGATCGAAGACTACGGCAGAAATGCCCTTGGCCTTCGCAGCGTCGGCAATGAGATTTCCGAGTTTCTTGCTCTGTTCGGTCTTAGTGAGTTCACCAAACTTTGCTTGGAAATCCTTGGAAGAAGTCGAAACTTGCACCAAGGACTTGTTAGAAACATCGTCAATGATCTGAGCGATCATATTAGAGAGCGTACGACGAACTGCGAGACGCGGACGTTCAGCGGTACCGTTGACGGTCTTGCGAACACGTGCATGACGCGCAATTCTGGACTCAAGTCTTTTCTTTGCAATAACAGCCATAACGTTACCTTATTTACCTGTCTTCTTGCCTTGCTTGCGGCGGATGATTTCACCAGCGTACTTAACGCCCTTGCCCTTATACGGTTCAGGACGACGGTACTTGCGAATTTCTGCTGCAGCTTGACCGACTTTCTGCTTATCGATGCCCTTAATGGAAATCTTCAGCGGATCGACAGCCTTCAGTTCAACGCCTTCCGGTGCCTTGTAGATGACCGGGTGAGAGAATCCGAGCACGAGGTTCAGATCCTTGCCCTTTTGTTCCACACGGTAGCCAACGCCGACGATTTCGAGATTCTTTTCAAAACCCTTCGAAACACCTTCGACCATATTAGCAACGAGAGCACGAGTTGTGCCGTGGATCGAGCGAGAGAACTTCAAATCATCCGGACGTTCGAACGAAAGTTGATTGCCGTCCAGCTTGATCTTGATGAGGTCGTGAACCTTGGTAGAAAGCTTGCCGAGCTTGCCTTCGACCTGAATGTTCTGACCATCCACTGCGACTTTCACATCAGCAGGGATATGAATGATAGCTTTTCCGATACGAGACATCTTTACCTCACCAGACCTTTGCGATGACTTCGCCACCCACATTTTCCTTGCGGGCTTCGTGGTCGGTCATCACACCTTTGGAAGTGGAGATAATAGCATAGCCGAGACCGTTACGAACGCGCGGAAGCTTCGCTACATCGCTGTACATACGAAGACCCGAGCGGCTAACTCGCTGGATGCCTTGGATAG
It encodes:
- the rpsM gene encoding 30S ribosomal protein S13, which codes for MARIAGVDLPKNKTVEYGLTAIYGVGLFTSRKICAQLGIDLKKKCDDLTEEEQGKIRHVLEDEYSVEGQLRAETTLNIKRLQDIGCYRGSRHLKKLPVRGQRTRTNARTRKGPKKTVANKKK
- the rplR gene encoding 50S ribosomal protein L18; amino-acid sequence: MAVIAKKRLESRIARHARVRKTVNGTAERPRLAVRRTLSNMIAQIIDDVSNKSLVQVSTSSKDFQAKFGELTKTEQSKKLGNLIADAAKAKGISAVVFDRGGYIYHGRVQALAEGAREGGLQF
- the rpmJ gene encoding 50S ribosomal protein L36, translated to MKIKASIKPRCENCKIVRRKGILRVICSKNPRHKQRQG
- the rpsE gene encoding 30S ribosomal protein S5 yields the protein MEREAQVSEFEDRVVHINRCAKTVKGGRRMSFSALVVVGNKKGKIGVGLGKAKEVSEAIRKGTEAAQRNLIEVNVQDGTIPHDVEIKYGATRIRLIPAAPGTGVIAGAAARAVLELAGVHNILTKIYGSSNPSTVVQACIEGLTTQKNKNDYAVLRGQNA
- the secY gene encoding preprotein translocase subunit SecY, which codes for MEALKKAIDGFVNAFKMEDLRKRILFTLGILIVYRIGSHITIPGVDATVLAEYFRNSNNMFGLYDSFTGGAFAKATVFALGIMPYISASIIIQLMGSVIPAIQMLQKEGQEGRAKLNQYTRYFTVLLGALQGWGVAVWLSSLKVSTATGTGISVLTDGFQSGLGNVGFRLLATLTFTTGTIFVMYLGERITAKGVGNGISLIIFAGIVGGLPRAFIREFEMFTEGIQPLAIEIFILAIVVAIIGFIVFVEQATRRIPLQSPRRVVGRQVMGGQASYLPFKVNTAGVIPVIFASSIMFVPAIIASWMPNVSWAQSFASAFVPGHITYSVIFAALIIFFTYFYTAIQYNPTDIADNLKKSGGFIPGIRPGKKTAEYIDHILTRISLPGSIFLAVISVGPLHLKDALNMSFYIGGTSVLIVVGVALDTLRQLEAHLHTNNYAGFLKHGRIRGRMAS
- the rpmD gene encoding 50S ribosomal protein L30, which translates into the protein MKKVRITQVKGLIHSLPKHRANIAALGLHGIGTSNELTLTPAIQGIINVVRHMVKVEEI
- the infA gene encoding translation initiation factor IF-1, translating into MAKEEGIQVEGVVLEALPNAFFRVGLENGHEILAHVSGKMRRHFIRILPDDKVLVEISPYDLTRGRITYRYK
- the rplO gene encoding 50S ribosomal protein L15; protein product: MELNSINPAKSALTKGRKRIGRGPGSGWGTTGGRGQKGAGARKSAKAGRVAFEGGQMPMHRRIPKRGFKTQFPRDTQIVNLKAIEKSGVVEFDAKVLFDQGLVRSVKQPIKVLGYGTISKAVTLKVNAISEKAKAAVEAAGGKVEIV
- the rplF gene encoding 50S ribosomal protein L6; translation: MSRIGKAIIHIPADVKVAVDGQNIQVEGKLGKLSTKVHDLIKIKLDGNQLSFERPDDLKFSRSIHGTTRALVANMVEGVSKGFEKNLEIVGVGYRVEQKGKDLNLVLGFSHPVIYKAPEGVELKAVDPLKISIKGIDKQKVGQAAAEIRKYRRPEPYKGKGVKYAGEIIRRKQGKKTGK